The proteins below come from a single Oncorhynchus gorbuscha isolate QuinsamMale2020 ecotype Even-year linkage group LG12, OgorEven_v1.0, whole genome shotgun sequence genomic window:
- the LOC123990898 gene encoding protein PALS1-like → MITSHRNGGPGYVIEDPMGPVSGTEGRGSEAKLQQRERAVDCPPGDKVVGTGSSVVQGSRCSAQMERIQRYQEELRRKREENANKGKHEINLNASLRLKKLAQNPAKTGIDNPTFEAPKAGKETEDGSPPLGGDTVEELEELLEALRRVQSCLVDAQSQADVALVLGLLHKEDFQSAFAVHSAVAQQMQPRGSPPLPLTAQARSLYQEVQCILQSSHQEEGVELRSLLTTPHFQALMQAHDSVAEQELEPDPEERLIQYLGETVKLVRLEKASDIPLGATVRNEMDSVVVSRVVKGGTAERSGLLAEGDEILEINGVPVRGKNVNEVHDLLVEMHGTLTFLLIPSSQNKTPSHRQTVMHVRAYFNYDPSDDPYVPCRELGLSFQKGDILHIISQDDPSWWQAYRDGDEDNQPLAGLVPGKSFQQQREAMKKNIVDRNPDSPGKLWCAMKNKKQRKKTMYNPNRSVDYYADEILTYEEMALYHQPANRKRPIALVGPPNSGQDELRQRLLSIEPDRFAMAVPHTTRNPRVHEKNGREYHFVNQLAFEADVAAGKFIESGEYERNLYGTSSDSVRQVINSGRIGLLCLHTKSLRVLRSSNLKPYVIFIAPPSQERLRTLLAKDGKNPKPEELKELIEKAREMEQAYGHLFDAAIVNGEPDTAFHELLRLINKLDTEPQWVPSSWLC, encoded by the exons ATGATCACTTCCCACAGGAACGGAGGACCCGGATATGTAATAGAGGACCCAATGGGGCCTGTGAGTGGCACAGAGGGTCGTGGGAGTGAAGCCAAGCTGcagcagagggagagggctgtGGACTGCCCCCCTGGGGACAAGGTGGTGGGGACTGGGAGCAGCGTTGTGCAGGGTTCCCGGTGCAGCGCCCAGATGGAGAGGATCCAGAGGTACCAGGAAGagctgaggaggaagagggaggagaacgcCAACAAAGGGAAGCATGAGATCAATCTCAACGCCTCACTCAGGCTCAAGAAGCTTGCCCAGAACCCAGCCAAGACGGGTATCGACAACCCTACGTTCGAAGCGCCTAAGGCGGGCAAGGAGACCGAGGATGGGAGCCCCCCGCTTGGCGGGGACACGGTTGAGG agCTGGAGGAGCTGCTGGAGGCCCTGCGGCGGGTGCAGAGCTGCCTGGTGGACGCCCAGTCGCAGGCCGACGTGGCTCTGGTGCTGGGCCTGCTGCACAAGGAGGACTTCCAGAGCGCCTTCGCCGTCCACAGCGCCGTGGCCCAGCAGATGCAGCCGCGTGGCAGCCCGCCCTTGCCCCTCACCGCCCAGGCCCGCAGCCTTTATCAGGAG GTGCAATGCATCCTACAATCCAGTCACCAGGAGGAAGGTGTAGAGCTCAGGAGCCTACTCACCACCCCCCACTTCCAG GCTCTGATGCAGGCACACGACAGTGTGGCGGAGCAGGAGTTGGAGCCGGACCCAGAAGAGAGATTGATTCAGTACCTGGGTGAGACCGTCAAACTGGTGCGGCTGGAGAAGGCCAGCGACATTCCTCTG GGCGCCACGGTTCGTAACGAAATGGACAGCGTGGTGGTGAGTCGTGTGGTAAAGGGCGGGACAGCCGAGCGGAGCGGTCTCCTGGCTGAGGGAGATGAGATCCTGGAGATCAACGGCGTGCCTGTCCGCGGGAAGAACGTCAACGAGGTCCACGACCTTCTG gtgGAGATGCATGGCACTCTGACCTTCCTCCTTATCCCCAGTTCTCAGAACAAAACACCCTCACACAGGCAGACTGTG ATGCACGTGAGGGCTTACTTTAACTACGACCCGTCTGATGACCCATACGTGCCGTGCAGGGAGCTGGGCCTGTCATTCCAGAAGGGAGACATCCTCCACATCATCAGCCAGGATGACCCCAGCTGGTGGCAGGCCTACAGGGACGGGGATGAGGACAACCAGCCCCTAGCCGGGCTAGTTCCAG ggAAGAGCTTCCAGCAGCAGAGAGAAGCTATGAAGAAAAACATTGTGGACAGGAATCCTGACAGCCCAG GGAAGCTTTGGTGTGCAATGAAGAACAAGAAGCAGAGGAAGAAAACCATGTACAACCCCAACAGGAGCGTTG ACTACTACGCCGACGAAATCCTGACCTATGAGGAGATGGCACTCTACCACCAGCCGGCCAATCGCAAGCGACCTATCGCCCTGGTTGGTCCACCCAACAGCGGGCAGGACGAGCTGCGGCAAAGGCTGCTGTCCATCGAGCCGGACAGGTTCGCCATGGCCGTGCCAC ATACAACTAGAAACCCACGCGTACACGAGAAGAACGGGAGGGAATACCACTTTGTAAACCAGCTGGCTTTTGAGGCGGATGTGGCAGCGGGGAAGTTCATTGAGTCTGGGGAGTACGAAAGGAACCTGTACGGCACCAGCAGTGACTCGGTTCGACAGGTCATCAACTCAGGCAGGATCGGTCTGCTGTGCCTGCACACTAAG TCACTGCGGGTACTGCGATCCTCCAACCTCAAGCCCTATGTGATCTTCATTGCGCCTCCCTCTCAGGAGCGATTGCGCACCCTGCTGGCCAAGGATGGCAAAAACCCAAAG ccagagGAGCTGAAGGAGCTGATTGAGAAGGCCCGTGAGATGGAGCAGGCCTACGGGCACCTGTTTGACGCAGCCATTGTTAACGGCGAGCCAGACACGGCATTCCACGAGCTCCTGCGGCTCATCAACAAGCTGGACACGGAGCCCCAGTGGGTGCCCTCCTCCTGGCTGTGCTAG